From Staphylococcus delphini, one genomic window encodes:
- a CDS encoding UDP-N-acetylmuramoyl-L-alanyl-D-glutamate--L-lysine ligase, giving the protein MNAQQLFDHILIKQVIGRLDIEVNDITTDSRQAKAGSIFVASKGYTVDSHRFAQDVVEQGCQIVVVNRALELQGDVTQVVVPDTLRVASHLVHHLYGFPSKQLTTIGVTGTNGKTSIATMIHHIYRKLGKGSAYLGTNGFQINETVTKGVNTTPETVVLTKKIHEAVEAGAEAMTLEVSSHGLSLGRLSGVEFDVAIFSNLTQDHLDFHGTMEAYGHAKSLLFSQLGQDLSRDKYVIINADDPFSTYLKSVTPYESLTYGIEQEAQFMATNIHESLQGVTFDFVTPFGTYPVRSPYIGRFNIANLMAAMLGVWVKGAPLETVTKVVADLEPVEGRLEVLDPSLPIDLIIDYAHTADGMSKLIDAVEPFVKQKLIFLVGMAGERDLTKTPEMGRVASRADYVIFTPDNPANDDPKMLTAELAKGATHDRYVEFTDRAEGIRHAIEVAEPGDTVILASKGREPYQIMPGHVKVPHRDDLIGLEAAYQKFGGGPNED; this is encoded by the coding sequence GTGAATGCACAACAATTATTTGATCATATTTTAATTAAACAGGTCATAGGACGTTTAGATATTGAAGTGAATGATATTACGACAGATTCGCGTCAAGCAAAGGCTGGCAGTATCTTTGTTGCATCAAAAGGCTATACCGTCGATAGTCATCGTTTTGCGCAAGACGTCGTAGAACAAGGATGTCAGATTGTTGTTGTGAATCGTGCGCTTGAATTACAAGGTGACGTCACCCAAGTGGTCGTGCCAGATACGTTACGTGTCGCGAGTCATTTAGTGCATCATTTGTATGGATTTCCAAGCAAGCAACTGACGACGATTGGTGTCACGGGGACAAATGGTAAGACATCGATTGCGACGATGATTCATCACATTTATCGAAAATTAGGCAAAGGCAGTGCGTATTTAGGTACGAATGGCTTTCAAATTAACGAAACAGTGACAAAAGGTGTGAACACGACACCAGAAACCGTGGTCTTAACGAAGAAGATTCACGAAGCGGTAGAAGCAGGGGCTGAAGCGATGACGTTAGAAGTGTCCTCGCATGGGTTGAGTTTAGGTCGTTTGAGTGGTGTTGAATTTGATGTTGCGATTTTTTCAAATTTAACACAAGATCATCTCGATTTTCATGGCACAATGGAGGCGTATGGTCATGCGAAATCGTTGTTATTTAGTCAACTCGGCCAAGATTTGAGTCGTGATAAATACGTGATTATTAACGCAGATGATCCATTTTCTACTTATTTAAAATCAGTTACGCCATACGAAAGTTTAACATATGGCATTGAACAAGAGGCGCAGTTCATGGCAACGAACATTCATGAATCTTTACAAGGCGTGACGTTTGATTTTGTAACACCTTTTGGTACATATCCAGTGCGTTCACCGTACATCGGTCGATTCAACATTGCGAACTTAATGGCAGCAATGTTAGGTGTATGGGTGAAAGGTGCACCACTAGAAACGGTCACAAAAGTTGTCGCTGATTTAGAACCGGTAGAAGGGCGTTTAGAAGTACTTGATCCATCATTGCCAATCGATTTAATTATTGATTATGCGCATACAGCAGATGGTATGTCGAAATTGATTGATGCAGTTGAACCGTTCGTTAAGCAAAAACTTATTTTCCTAGTCGGTATGGCTGGAGAACGTGACTTAACGAAAACGCCTGAAATGGGACGTGTCGCTTCACGTGCAGATTATGTCATTTTCACACCGGATAACCCGGCAAATGATGATCCGAAAATGTTGACGGCCGAACTTGCGAAAGGTGCGACACATGATCGTTATGTGGAATTCACAGACCGCGCAGAAGGGATTCGACATGCGATTGAAGTGGCAGAACCAGGTGATACCGTTATCCTTGCCTCTAAAGGACGTGAACCGTATCAAATTATGCCAGGTCACGTCAAAGTGCCTCATCGTGACGATTTAATCGGGTTAGAAGCAGCGTATCAAAAATTCGGTGGAGGTCCAAATGAAGATTAG
- a CDS encoding diglucosyl diacylglycerol synthase translates to MITEKKKILIITGSFGNGHIQVTNSIVEQLNQMNLDNLTVIQRDLFLEAHPIMTTITKKWYINSFKYFRRMYKAFYYSRPDQLDKCFYKYYGLNKLLNLLLKEKPDLILVTFPTPVMSVLTEQFNMNIPIATVMTDYRMHKNWITPNSERYYLATQDLKQEFEAVGIPSDRIKVTGIPISEQFEEPIDRAAWLRQHHLDPEAQTILMSAGAFGVSKGFDEMIQRILDESQNAQVVMICGHSKELKRQLSTAFKDNPNVLILGYTTHMNEWMAASHLMITKPGGITISEALIRKIPMIFLNPAPGQELENALYFEQKGFGKIANTPTEAIDIVTHLTRHSNEIDQMIHNMSEARQPHATKRLCQDLLDLLYNASTFETVYGKVPLYAKLLVK, encoded by the coding sequence ATGATCACTGAAAAGAAAAAAATATTGATTATCACCGGTTCATTCGGCAATGGCCATATTCAAGTGACGAACAGTATTGTTGAACAGTTGAATCAAATGAATCTTGACAATCTGACAGTCATACAACGTGATTTGTTTCTCGAAGCACATCCGATTATGACAACGATTACTAAAAAGTGGTACATCAATAGTTTTAAGTATTTCCGCCGTATGTATAAAGCATTTTATTATAGTCGCCCTGATCAATTAGATAAGTGCTTCTATAAATATTACGGTTTAAATAAATTACTCAACTTACTATTAAAAGAAAAACCAGATTTGATTTTGGTAACTTTCCCGACACCAGTCATGTCTGTATTGACTGAGCAGTTTAATATGAACATTCCAATTGCGACGGTCATGACGGATTATCGTATGCACAAAAACTGGATTACACCGAATTCTGAGCGCTATTATTTAGCCACACAAGATTTGAAGCAAGAATTTGAAGCAGTGGGCATTCCAAGTGATCGTATTAAAGTAACGGGTATCCCTATTTCTGAACAATTTGAAGAGCCGATTGATCGCGCAGCTTGGTTACGTCAACATCACCTTGATCCCGAAGCGCAAACCATTTTAATGTCGGCGGGTGCGTTTGGTGTGTCTAAAGGATTTGACGAAATGATTCAACGTATCCTTGATGAAAGTCAGAATGCACAAGTCGTCATGATATGTGGTCACAGCAAAGAACTGAAACGTCAATTGTCTACTGCGTTTAAAGACAATCCTAACGTGCTTATTTTAGGTTATACGACCCATATGAATGAATGGATGGCGGCAAGTCATTTAATGATTACGAAACCGGGTGGCATTACCATTTCAGAAGCGTTAATCCGAAAAATACCAATGATTTTCTTGAATCCTGCGCCAGGTCAAGAATTAGAAAATGCGCTCTATTTTGAACAAAAAGGCTTCGGGAAAATTGCGAACACACCGACAGAGGCGATTGATATTGTAACGCATTTAACACGTCACTCAAATGAAATCGACCAAATGATACACAATATGAGTGAAGCGCGTCAACCGCATGCGACGAAACGTTTATGCCAAGACTTGTTAGACTTACTTTACAACGCTTCAACATTCGAAACTGTATATGGAAAGGTGCCTTTATATGCAAAACTACTCGTCAAATAA
- the ltaA gene encoding lipoteichoic acid biosynthesis MFS flippase LtaA, whose translation MQNYSSNKMAMRNFYILLVILFLMEFARGMYVLSYLPLLPTATTIAVSITSIAISIHFIADSITNFFVGFVLKRFGAKVVLTSGFFLALVSLFLIIWMPTSPMILILSAVMLGVAVCPIWVIMLASVDERKRGTQMGYVYFAWLAGMLAGMIGMNLIFKAHPTHFNFLMALCVAIAFVLYYFVKVKLTDYNTKNVKQQLRQIVSVSQRHLVLFPGILLQGIAISALIPVLPQYAVDIVGVSTVEYTVAIVIGGIGCTISMLFLSKMIDAYSTRFMYSVIFAGFIIYGLSIFALTLIQQIVIVWIIALFIGLLYGLLLPTWNTFMAQFIHPSEQEETWGVINSIQGFGAMLGPLFGGPISQIMGSPIFTFYFAALLIFFLALFYGVYFVKQRRVY comes from the coding sequence ATGCAAAACTACTCGTCAAATAAGATGGCTATGCGGAATTTCTATATCCTATTAGTCATTTTATTTCTGATGGAATTTGCAAGAGGAATGTATGTATTAAGTTATTTACCTTTATTACCGACAGCAACGACCATTGCCGTTAGTATTACTTCAATTGCAATTTCCATACATTTTATCGCTGACTCAATAACAAACTTTTTCGTTGGCTTTGTGTTGAAACGTTTTGGCGCTAAAGTTGTACTCACTTCAGGATTTTTTCTCGCTTTAGTGAGTCTCTTTTTAATTATTTGGATGCCGACCTCGCCGATGATTCTTATTTTAAGTGCTGTCATGCTCGGTGTTGCTGTCTGTCCAATATGGGTTATCATGCTCGCCAGTGTAGATGAAAGAAAACGTGGCACTCAGATGGGTTACGTTTATTTTGCATGGCTTGCAGGAATGTTAGCCGGTATGATTGGAATGAACCTAATTTTCAAAGCACATCCGACACATTTTAACTTTTTGATGGCCCTTTGTGTAGCGATTGCTTTTGTGCTTTATTATTTTGTTAAAGTGAAGTTAACAGATTATAATACGAAAAATGTGAAACAACAGCTTAGACAAATTGTGAGTGTGTCACAGCGTCACCTTGTGCTCTTTCCTGGGATTTTACTGCAAGGGATTGCGATCAGTGCGCTCATTCCTGTCCTGCCTCAATATGCTGTGGATATCGTCGGTGTCAGTACCGTTGAATATACGGTAGCGATTGTGATTGGCGGTATTGGTTGTACGATTTCAATGCTGTTTTTATCAAAAATGATTGATGCCTATTCTACACGCTTTATGTATAGTGTCATTTTTGCCGGTTTTATCATTTATGGCTTATCAATTTTCGCATTAACATTGATTCAGCAAATTGTCATCGTTTGGATTATCGCGTTATTTATCGGCTTGCTGTACGGTTTACTTTTACCGACATGGAATACATTTATGGCACAATTTATCCATCCGAGTGAACAAGAAGAAACTTGGGGTGTAATCAATAGTATCCAGGGCTTTGGTGCCATGCTTGGACCATTATTCGGCGGTCCAATCTCTCAAATTATGGGCAGCCCTATTTTTACATTTTATTTCGCGGCACTCCTTATCTTTTTCTTAGCTCTATTTTATGGCGTATATTTCGTCAAACAACGACGGGTTTATTAA
- a CDS encoding arylsulfatase: protein MDTQQQPNIILICVDQLRFDTLGHHHHPVVSTPHLDMLASQGYHFNQMYTAVPSCIASRAALMTGLTQANHGRVGYEDNVDWAYDQFMADSFRNAGYQTEAVGKLHVTPERKRIGFDHVMLHDGYLHEARKYTAPYGQNFEYADDYLMWLKEQLGHRADLMDDGIEPNSWVARPWMYEEQYHPTNWVVHEGIRFLQRRDPEKPFFLNLSFTRPHPPLNPPQYYFDMYMNKIDEFPEIEIGDWKDIEEPLPFSITAKKGHYHKDELDRMRAGYYGNITHIDHQIGRFLIALNEQRIAKNTIILFVSDHGDQLGEHNLFRKAYPYQGSIHIPMMIYDKGNLLKGKHHDLHQIAELRDIYPTLLDLANIDIPTNIDGVSLKPALYDDTFVTRDYLHGEHSFGKDSNQFIMNDTWKYTWYPVRGIEQLFHYQNDPHEKHNLIHEAEHQAIKNELKQQLIKALTGREEGFVKDGELQILSETKPTLNHLQARNKSAQRQRQ from the coding sequence ATGGATACACAACAACAACCGAATATCATCCTCATTTGTGTGGATCAACTGCGCTTTGACACGTTAGGTCATCATCACCACCCTGTCGTTTCAACACCTCATTTGGATATGTTGGCATCTCAAGGTTATCATTTTAATCAAATGTATACTGCCGTGCCAAGTTGTATCGCAAGTCGTGCAGCATTGATGACAGGATTGACACAAGCGAATCATGGTCGTGTCGGTTATGAAGACAATGTGGACTGGGCTTATGATCAATTTATGGCAGATAGTTTTAGAAATGCAGGGTATCAAACAGAAGCAGTGGGCAAGTTGCACGTAACACCTGAACGAAAACGTATTGGCTTTGATCATGTGATGTTGCATGATGGTTATCTTCACGAAGCACGTAAATACACCGCACCGTATGGTCAAAATTTTGAATATGCTGACGATTATTTAATGTGGTTGAAAGAACAGTTAGGCCATCGCGCAGATTTAATGGACGATGGTATCGAACCGAATTCATGGGTCGCACGTCCGTGGATGTATGAGGAACAGTATCATCCAACAAATTGGGTTGTACATGAAGGCATTCGTTTTTTACAAAGAAGAGACCCCGAAAAACCATTTTTCTTAAACCTTTCATTTACACGCCCTCACCCACCGCTCAATCCGCCCCAATACTATTTTGATATGTATATGAATAAAATAGATGAATTTCCGGAGATTGAGATTGGTGATTGGAAAGATATAGAGGAACCGTTACCTTTTAGTATTACAGCTAAAAAAGGACATTATCATAAAGACGAACTCGATCGGATGCGTGCAGGCTATTATGGCAATATCACACATATCGATCACCAAATCGGTCGCTTCCTGATCGCGCTGAATGAACAACGTATCGCCAAAAATACCATTATTTTATTTGTATCTGACCATGGCGATCAATTAGGTGAACACAATTTATTCAGAAAAGCGTATCCGTATCAAGGAAGTATCCATATTCCGATGATGATTTATGATAAAGGCAACTTATTAAAAGGGAAGCATCACGATTTACATCAAATTGCTGAATTAAGAGATATTTATCCAACTTTATTAGATTTGGCCAATATCGACATTCCAACAAACATTGATGGTGTGAGCTTAAAACCTGCCCTTTACGACGATACTTTTGTGACACGCGACTATCTACATGGTGAACACAGTTTCGGTAAAGATTCGAACCAATTTATCATGAATGATACGTGGAAATATACATGGTATCCGGTAAGAGGCATCGAACAATTGTTTCATTATCAAAATGATCCACATGAAAAGCATAACTTAATTCATGAAGCTGAACATCAAGCGATTAAAAATGAATTGAAGCAACAATTGATTAAAGCATTGACAGGGAGAGAAGAAGGTTTTGTGAAAGATGGTGAACTTCAGATTTTATCTGAAACAAAACCTACACTCAATCATTTACAAGCACGAAACAAATCTGCACAGCGTCAGCGTCAATAA